Proteins encoded within one genomic window of Glandiceps talaboti chromosome 3, keGlaTala1.1, whole genome shotgun sequence:
- the LOC144432995 gene encoding neuronal acetylcholine receptor subunit alpha-4-like, translating into MTESLTLSVYLLFVFYCGELQAEKNSGSLSAHLNPDGTVRYLPVFKATTACEKQERYFPHDKLVCKFVIGSWGYDASYLDIQMKEDGLWLDHYNEHPEWVVAKHVAERQDSRKYDCCAGTYTTITYTIEFARDPSFYSATMATPASLIAMAMIFIFALPLASREKMILAVGILISLIIFDAMLSMVTSSVTAMSRLILFGIILDLFVIAETSLVYNIYCRTIRTHPILDWIRTVFMDILSRPLCLTKPNKKRYQMELKYAESDDTVVDEGVDSSTPKFSSGLCSDQQLIWDGAQILL; encoded by the exons aTGACTGAATCA TTGACTCTTTCTGTTTATTTGCTCTTTGTTTTTTATTGCGGAGAATTACAGGCTGAAAAGAACAGTGGCTCCCTCAGTGCCCATCTTAACCCTGATGGTACTGTACGTTATCTTCCCGTTTTCAAAGCTACCACCGCCTGTGAGAAGCAGGAGAGATATTTTCCACATGACAAACTTGTCTGTAAGTTTGTGATAGGATCTTGGGGTTACGACGCTTCATACCTAGATATTCAAATGAAGGAAGATGGCTTGTGGCTAGATCACTACAACGAACATCCTGAATGGGTTGTAGCAAAACATGTTGCGGAAAGACAGGACAGTAGAAAATATGACTGTTGTGCTGGAACCTACACAACCATAACGTATACCATAGAATTTGCACGAGATCCGTCTTTCTATTCAGCCACAATGGCAACACCTGCATCTCTGATTGCTATGGCAATGATCTTTATTTTCGCGCTCCCTCTGGCTTCTCGTGAAAAGATGATCCTTGCAGTCGGCATCCTCATTTCTCTGATTATCTTTGATGCAATGTTATCAATGGTGACGTCATCAGTGACTGCCATGAGCAGACTTATCCTATTCGGTATCATCTTAGACCTTTTCGTTATTGCCGAGACATCCCTGGTGTACAACATTTACTGTCGTACTATACGTACACATCCTATTCTTGACTGGATCAGAACGGTCTTCATGGATATTCTGTCACGCCCTCTCTGTCTTACAAAACCAAACAAGAAGAGATATCAAatggaattgaagtatgcagaAAGTGATGACACAGTAGTAGACGAAGGCGTTGACAGTAGCACTCCCAAG TTCTCTAGTGGTCTATGTTCAGACCAGCAGTTAATTTGGGACGGTGCCCAAATCCTACTTTAA